One window from the genome of Variovorax sp. PAMC26660 encodes:
- a CDS encoding 3-hydroxyacyl-CoA dehydrogenase NAD-binding domain-containing protein encodes MNSVTTTDVKRVAVVGTGVIGASWVAYFLAHGLDVNATDPSPGAEARLREAVAQHWPTLERFGLSEGASVDRLRFHDSLEDAVSVADFVQENGPERMDFKIDLFRRMDAAAPPDTILASSSSGLAISGVQSGCAHPQRVVLGHPFNPPHLIPLVEVIGGEQTSAEVIERTMAFYAAIGKRPIHVKREVKGHIANRLQAALWREAFHLVNEGVASVADIDTAIAHGPGLRWAVMGPFMNLHLSGGAGGIAHVLAHLGGPIEDWWKDLGAPSMTAELKQQVTEGVAEELGTRRTAELETARDTLLLNLIRAKADTGKLD; translated from the coding sequence ATGAACTCCGTCACCACCACCGATGTGAAGCGCGTCGCCGTCGTCGGCACTGGCGTGATCGGCGCGAGCTGGGTCGCGTACTTCCTGGCGCACGGGCTCGACGTGAACGCGACCGATCCGTCACCCGGTGCCGAGGCGCGCCTGCGCGAAGCGGTGGCGCAGCATTGGCCGACGCTGGAGCGCTTCGGCCTGTCGGAAGGCGCATCGGTGGACCGCCTGCGTTTTCACGACAGCCTGGAAGACGCGGTGTCCGTGGCCGACTTCGTGCAGGAGAACGGCCCCGAGCGCATGGATTTCAAGATCGACCTGTTCCGCCGCATGGATGCGGCAGCGCCGCCCGACACCATCCTGGCGTCGAGTTCGTCGGGGCTGGCGATCAGTGGCGTGCAGTCGGGCTGCGCGCATCCGCAGCGCGTGGTGTTGGGGCATCCGTTCAATCCGCCGCACCTGATTCCGCTGGTGGAAGTGATCGGTGGCGAGCAGACTTCAGCCGAGGTCATCGAACGCACGATGGCGTTCTATGCGGCCATCGGCAAGCGGCCGATCCACGTGAAGCGCGAGGTCAAAGGACACATCGCGAACCGGCTGCAGGCTGCGCTGTGGCGTGAGGCCTTTCACCTCGTCAACGAAGGCGTGGCGAGCGTGGCCGACATCGATACGGCCATCGCGCATGGCCCGGGTTTGCGATGGGCGGTGATGGGGCCGTTCATGAACCTGCATCTCTCGGGTGGTGCGGGTGGCATCGCGCACGTGCTCGCGCACCTGGGCGGCCCGATCGAGGACTGGTGGAAGGATCTGGGAGCACCGTCGATGACGGCCGAACTCAAGCAGCAGGTGACGGAGGGCGTGGCTGAAGAACTCGGCACGCGCCGCACCGCCGAACTCGAAACCGCACGCGACACCCTGCTGTTAAACCTGATTCGCGCGAAGGCTGATACCGGCAAGCTTGACTAG
- a CDS encoding ABC transporter substrate-binding protein, whose translation MNNSRTALALALGTVFAASAWAQVSDDVIRIGFISDMSGLYRDYDGPAGAEAIRMAIADMGGAIDGKKIELVTADHQNKPDIAAAKAREWFDVQKVDMLIGGVNSGAAIAMAGVAADKKKPYFVVGSGASSLTNEYCSPYTVHYAYDTVAMARGTASAVVKAGGKSWYFVAADYAFGAALQNDAVKIIQANGGTVAGSVKHPLGASDFSSFMLQAQNSKAQVLALANAGGDTVNAIKSAAEFGINKHMKLAGMIITINDVHALGLKASQGMYLTDSWYWNQSAESRTWARRFFDKHKRMPSSFHAGDYSAALQYLQAVKAAGSDDADKVMAQLRKTKFNDMFVKGGWLRDDGLMVHDMHLMQVKTPAESKEPWDYYKVVEPIAGEAAWTTKAESRCTRWKSS comes from the coding sequence ATGAACAATTCCCGCACCGCACTGGCCCTGGCGCTCGGCACGGTTTTCGCAGCGAGCGCCTGGGCCCAGGTGTCGGACGACGTGATCCGCATCGGCTTCATCAGCGACATGTCGGGCCTGTACCGCGACTACGACGGCCCGGCCGGCGCCGAGGCCATCCGCATGGCCATCGCCGACATGGGCGGAGCCATCGACGGCAAGAAGATCGAGCTGGTCACGGCCGACCACCAGAACAAGCCCGACATCGCCGCTGCCAAGGCACGCGAATGGTTCGACGTGCAAAAGGTCGACATGCTGATCGGCGGCGTCAACTCGGGTGCGGCCATTGCGATGGCGGGTGTGGCGGCCGACAAGAAGAAGCCGTACTTCGTGGTGGGTTCGGGCGCATCGAGCCTCACCAACGAATACTGCTCGCCCTACACGGTGCACTACGCCTACGACACGGTGGCCATGGCGCGCGGCACCGCAAGCGCGGTGGTCAAGGCCGGCGGCAAGAGCTGGTACTTCGTGGCGGCCGACTACGCCTTCGGCGCGGCGCTGCAGAACGATGCGGTCAAGATCATCCAGGCCAACGGCGGCACGGTGGCGGGCTCGGTCAAGCATCCGCTGGGCGCGAGCGATTTCTCGTCATTCATGCTGCAGGCGCAGAACTCGAAGGCGCAGGTGCTGGCGCTCGCGAATGCGGGCGGCGACACGGTGAACGCGATCAAGTCGGCGGCCGAGTTCGGCATCAACAAGCACATGAAGCTCGCGGGCATGATCATCACGATCAACGACGTACACGCGCTGGGCCTGAAGGCCTCGCAGGGCATGTACCTCACCGACAGCTGGTACTGGAACCAGAGCGCCGAGTCGCGCACCTGGGCGCGCCGCTTCTTCGACAAGCACAAGCGCATGCCCTCGTCCTTCCACGCCGGCGACTACTCGGCCGCGCTGCAGTACCTGCAGGCCGTGAAGGCTGCTGGCAGCGACGATGCAGACAAGGTGATGGCGCAACTGCGCAAGACGAAGTTCAACGACATGTTCGTCAAGGGTGGCTGGCTGCGCGACGACGGGCTGATGGTGCACGACATGCACCTGATGCAGGTGAAGACGCCGGCCGAGTCGAAGGAGCCGTGGGACTACTACAAGGTGGTCGAGCCGATCGCCGGCGAGGCCGCATGGACCACCAAGGCAGAGAGCCGCTGCACGCGGTGGAAGTCGTCATGA
- a CDS encoding 3-keto-5-aminohexanoate cleavage protein, which translates to MSSKRKVIVTIAPTGGMAHKSQNPHLPTQPAEIAADVLRCWNAGASVVAIHARRPDDGATCNADVYRDINSRIRAGGSDIVINNSTGGGVHGDMVKPLAGDRWEIAWEERIKGMDAGAEMCTLDATTLNLSFEGKEILMDTPITRGRELAAGMKARGIKPEWEVFSPTHILQDVTTLVGEGHDDEPYFINLVMNVHRNFQNAMPYSPRNLQMMVDTLPKGSIFGVSGIGMSQLEANVAALLLGGHARVGLEDNLYFRHGELATNVQLTERIVRVIRELDMEVATPAEARQMMGLPRTGTPRPEFALG; encoded by the coding sequence ATGTCGTCGAAGCGCAAAGTGATCGTGACCATCGCCCCCACCGGCGGCATGGCGCACAAGTCGCAGAACCCTCACCTGCCCACGCAGCCCGCCGAGATCGCCGCCGACGTGCTGCGCTGCTGGAACGCCGGCGCCAGCGTGGTGGCGATCCACGCGCGCCGGCCCGACGACGGTGCCACCTGCAATGCCGACGTGTACCGCGACATCAACAGCCGCATCCGCGCGGGCGGCAGCGACATCGTCATCAACAACTCTACCGGCGGCGGCGTGCACGGCGACATGGTCAAGCCGCTGGCCGGCGACCGCTGGGAGATCGCGTGGGAAGAGCGCATCAAGGGCATGGACGCCGGCGCCGAGATGTGCACGCTGGACGCCACCACGCTGAACCTGAGCTTCGAAGGCAAGGAGATCCTGATGGACACGCCCATCACGCGCGGGCGAGAACTCGCCGCCGGCATGAAGGCGCGCGGCATCAAGCCCGAGTGGGAGGTGTTCAGCCCCACGCACATCCTGCAGGACGTGACCACGCTGGTCGGCGAGGGGCATGACGACGAGCCCTACTTCATCAACCTCGTGATGAACGTGCACCGCAACTTCCAGAACGCGATGCCGTATTCGCCGCGCAACCTGCAGATGATGGTCGACACGCTGCCCAAGGGCAGCATCTTCGGCGTGAGCGGTATCGGCATGTCGCAGCTCGAAGCCAACGTGGCGGCGCTGCTGCTGGGCGGCCATGCGCGGGTGGGGCTGGAAGACAACCTCTACTTCCGGCACGGCGAGCTGGCCACCAACGTGCAGCTCACCGAGCGCATCGTGCGCGTGATCCGCGAGCTGGACATGGAAGTGGCCACGCCCGCCGAGGCGCGGCAGATGATGGGCCTGCCGCGCACGGGCACGCCACGGCCCGAGTTCGCACTGGGCTGA
- a CDS encoding Crp/Fnr family transcriptional regulator yields MPTTKPAIQAASLTIPQLLHGSAWFPLLDEAARERVRDEMREVDVAAGAALCRRGDTPMHWYGTLEGLLKWSITSSDGRSVTFGGLSVGSWFGEGTLLRAVPRSADIIALRPSRVARLPLDTFEWLHRTQRGFDHFLLQQINERLHWFMGNYAAHRLLDADSQVARALAGLFHPWLHPGSEPHLQTSQEEIANLSGVSRQRCNAALNRLKEAGFLRIEYGGITVIDLEGLRRFIE; encoded by the coding sequence ATGCCCACGACGAAGCCGGCCATCCAGGCGGCATCGCTGACGATTCCGCAACTGCTGCACGGCTCGGCCTGGTTCCCGCTGCTCGATGAAGCGGCGCGTGAACGCGTGCGCGACGAGATGCGCGAAGTCGACGTGGCCGCCGGCGCCGCGCTGTGCCGGCGCGGCGACACGCCGATGCACTGGTACGGCACGCTCGAAGGGCTGCTCAAGTGGTCGATCACGTCCAGCGACGGGCGCTCGGTGACCTTCGGTGGCCTGTCGGTCGGCAGCTGGTTCGGCGAAGGCACGCTGCTGCGCGCGGTGCCGCGCTCGGCCGACATCATCGCGCTGCGGCCCAGCCGCGTGGCGCGGCTGCCGCTGGACACTTTCGAGTGGCTGCACCGCACGCAGCGCGGCTTCGATCATTTTTTGCTGCAGCAGATCAACGAGCGGCTGCACTGGTTCATGGGCAACTATGCGGCGCACCGGCTGCTGGATGCGGACAGCCAGGTGGCGCGCGCGCTGGCGGGGCTGTTCCACCCGTGGCTGCATCCGGGCAGCGAGCCGCATCTGCAGACTTCGCAGGAGGAGATTGCGAACCTGTCGGGCGTGTCGCGGCAACGGTGCAATGCGGCGTTGAATCGGTTGAAGGAGGCGGGCTTCTTGCGGATCGAGTACGGCGGCATCACCGTGATCGACCTCGAAGGGCTGCGGCGCTTCATCGAGTAA
- a CDS encoding alpha/beta hydrolase fold domain-containing protein, translating to MTLPWPLFLALLKLLGRRRRFESIEGLRTAVARDRKTASAEPPASVRKRCTISKYQVDGHDCYTLAPLSGAGSVQLLYLHGGAHVAEISPFHWRLMAELVETTGCTAHVPIFPLAPEHTYRPASAMVNEVYRALAAGHDPRQLVLMGDSAGGGLALALAQGFAALGLPQPRDIVLISPWLDLTVSNPAIPALEADDPWLARPGLAEAGRWWAGDEDPALPHLSPLYGPLQGLGRLTVFIGTRDLLLADCQALRDRTAAQGVHVEMHEATGMIHVWPLLPVKRAMAARAAIAQIVRGRR from the coding sequence ATGACATTGCCCTGGCCCCTGTTCCTCGCATTGCTCAAGCTCCTGGGCCGTCGCCGCCGCTTCGAAAGCATCGAAGGCTTGCGCACGGCCGTGGCCCGAGACCGCAAGACCGCGAGTGCCGAACCGCCCGCGTCGGTGCGCAAGCGCTGCACGATCAGCAAATACCAGGTCGACGGCCACGATTGCTACACCCTGGCGCCGCTGTCCGGCGCGGGATCGGTACAGCTCCTGTACTTGCACGGCGGCGCGCACGTGGCCGAGATCTCGCCGTTCCACTGGCGCCTGATGGCGGAGCTGGTCGAGACCACCGGCTGCACCGCGCATGTGCCGATCTTCCCGCTCGCGCCCGAGCACACGTACCGGCCGGCCAGCGCGATGGTGAACGAGGTCTACCGTGCGTTGGCCGCCGGGCACGACCCCCGGCAACTGGTGCTGATGGGCGATTCGGCGGGCGGCGGCCTCGCGCTCGCACTGGCCCAAGGCTTCGCCGCGCTGGGCCTGCCGCAGCCGCGCGACATCGTGCTCATTTCGCCCTGGCTCGACCTCACGGTGTCGAACCCGGCCATACCCGCGCTCGAAGCCGACGACCCGTGGCTGGCCCGCCCCGGGCTGGCGGAAGCGGGGCGCTGGTGGGCCGGCGACGAAGACCCGGCCCTGCCGCACCTGAGCCCGCTGTACGGTCCGCTGCAGGGGCTGGGCCGGCTCACGGTCTTCATCGGAACGCGTGACCTGCTGCTGGCGGACTGCCAGGCCCTGCGTGACCGCACCGCAGCGCAGGGCGTGCATGTCGAGATGCACGAGGCCACCGGCATGATCCACGTCTGGCCGTTGCTGCCGGTGAAGCGGGCGATGGCGGCGCGCGCCGCCATCGCGCAGATCGTGCGCGGCCGGCGCTGA